In a genomic window of Meleagris gallopavo isolate NT-WF06-2002-E0010 breed Aviagen turkey brand Nicholas breeding stock chromosome 1, Turkey_5.1, whole genome shotgun sequence:
- the GPR162 gene encoding probable G-protein coupled receptor 162, whose translation MGDSESESTLHNNSLWWLACGMLALLANSWIILSITAKQQKHKPLELLLCFLAGTHILMAAVPLTTYAVVQLRRESSNYDWNESICKVFVSTYYTLALATCFTVASLSYHRMWMVRWPVNYRLSNAKKQALHAVMGIWMVSFILSTLPSIGWHNNGERYYARGCQFIVSKIGLGFGVCFSLLLLGGIVMGLVCVGITFYQTLWAHRRRRQCCHQRPEEASSCSSAHNTFNVPAIVVEDVRGKRRSSLDGSESAKTSLQMTNLISAIVFLYDTLTGVPILVVSFFSLRYDTAPTWMVLAVLWCSMVQTLLLPSFIWSCERYRADLRTIWEQCVAIMSEEDGDDDGVCDDYGDGRICKVRFDANGAAAVKRDSRDIKLLPMHHMLLPQDKVHYLQVPISRRMSHDETNIFSAHRSAPSFLHKWSSSDDIRISTLRKSGGPGFLPPQLHDYQHCRQPPEDELTSLRQFLEGGLVPRGSSSSACFFRDEITTFIDETPQPSPVCSPRHSRLPLAACRDRRLSLGSREEESTDQPRCFSLAGSEVWQIQDEEQAPGERTSEACEAQALQDPKL comes from the exons ATGGGGGACTCTGAATCAGAGTCCACCTTGCACAACAATTCGCTGTGGTGGCTGGCATGTGGGATGTTAGCCCTGCTGGCCAACTCTTGGATTATCCTCAGCATCACAGCCAAGCAACAGAAACACAAGCCCCTGGAGCTTCTGCTGTGCTTCCTCGCTGGGACTCACATCCTCATGGCAGCAGTACCCCTCACTACATACGCTGTGGTGCAGCTGCGGCGTGAGTCCTCCAACTATGACTGGAACGAGAGCATCTGTAAGGTCTTTGTGTCCACATACTACACCCTGGCACTGGCCACCTGCTTCACAGTGGCCTCCCTTTCTTACCACCGAATGTGGATGGTGAGGTGGCCAGTCAACTATCGGCTGAGCAATGCCAAGAAGCAGGCTCTGCATGCAGTCATGGGGATCTGGATGGTATCATTCATCCTCTCCACCCTGCCCTCCATTGGCTGGCACAACAACGGCGAGCGGTACTACGCTCGTGGCTGCCAGTTCATTGTCAGCAAGATAGGTCTGGGCTTTGGTGTCTGCTTTAGCCTCCTGCTCCTTGGAGGAATTGTCATGGGCTTGGTGTGTGTGGGGATCACCTTCTACCAGACCCTGTGGGCACACAGAAGGCGACGACAGTGCTGCCATCAGAGGCCAGAGGAAGCATCGTCCTGCTCATCAGCACACAACACTTTCAATGTGCCAGCCATCGTGGTAGAGGATGTACGAGGCAAAAGGAGGTCCTCGCTGGATGGCTCCGAGTCAGCCAAGACCTCCTTGCAGATGACCAATCTCATCAGCGCAATTGTCTTCCTGTACGACACACTCACGGGGGTGCCCATCTTG GTTGTGAGCTTTTTTAGCCTGCGCTATGACACGGCACCCACTTGGATGGTTCTGGCTGTGCTCTGGTGCTCCATGGTGCAGACTCTGCTGCTCCCCTCTTTCATCTGGTCCTGCGAGCGCTACCGAGCAGATCTCCGCACCATCTGGGAGCAGTGTGTGGCTATCATGTCTGAGGAAGATGGAGATGACG ATGGTGTGTGTGATGATTATGGGGATGGCAGGATCTGCAAAGTAAGATTTGATGCCAACggtgctgcagctgtgaagCGGGACTCTCGGGACATCAAACTGCTACCAATGCACCACATGTTGTTGCCCCAGGACAAGGTGCATTATCTACAG GTCCCTATCTCACGGAGGATGTCACATGATGAGACTAACATCTTCTCCGCCCACCGCTCCGCTCCATCCTTCCTACACAAGTGGTCTTCATCTGATGACATCCGCATTTCCACCCTCCGCAAGTCTGGAGGCCCTGGATTCTTGCCTCCTCAGCTGCATGACtaccagcactgcaggcagccccCAGAAGACGAGCTGACATCCCTACGGCAATTTTTGGAGGGCGGGCTGGTGCCCCGGGGATCCAGCTCCAGTGCCTGCTTCTTCCGAGATGAGATCACCACGTTCATCGATGAGACGCCACAGCCCTCCCCAGTCTGCAGCCCACGGCACTCCCGTCTCCCACTTGCAGCTTGCCGCGATCGCCGCCTCTCGCTCggcagcagagaggaggagagcaCTGATCAGCCACGGTGCTTCTCTCTGGCTGGAAGCGAGGTCTGGCAAATACAGGATGAGGAGCAGGCACCGGGTGAAAGGACCTCTGAGGCCTGTGAGGCACAGGCCCTCCAGGATCCCAAATTATGA
- the PTMS gene encoding parathymosin — protein MKEKKEKLEEKAVHKEKKKEVVEDEENGAEEDEEENPEEVDEEEGGDEDDEGDENGQEQDGHAEKRSAEEEEDEVDPKRQKTENGSSA, from the exons atgaaggagaagaaggagaaactGGAGGAGAAAGCAGtccacaaagaaaagaagaaggaggTAGTAGAG gATGAGGAAAATGGAGCTGAAGAGGATGAGGAAGAGAATCCAGAGGAAGTGGATGAAGAAGAAGGTGGTGATGAGGATGACG AAGGAGACGAAAATGGGCAAGAGCAGGACGGACATGCAGAAAAACGATCcgcagaggaggaagag GATGAAGTGGATCCAAAGaggcagaagacagaaaatgggTCCTCCGCTTGA
- the CDCA3 gene encoding cell division cycle-associated protein 3 → AAARAFEEPALRGAAELQPDRGPESGCEATVRPHRCAGPGLASGNKHARRKASNKILATSGGIVRSPFSILQDDNPPSAPVQRQAKKHILGENSGEKEVAADLSRNLKAGNCAWNDLNKENQQCPFVEN, encoded by the exons GCAGCAGCACGCGCGTTTGAGGAGCCAGCCCTGCGGGGCGCCGCGGAGCTGCAGCCCGACAGGGGCCCCGAGTCCGGCTGCGAGGCGACCGTGCGGCCGCACCGCTGTGCCGGGCCCGGCCTGGCCTCGG GGAACAAGCATGCAAGACGCAAGGCCAGCAACAAGATCTTGGCAACATCTGGTGGGATTGTCCGTTCTCCCTTCAGTATCCTACAAGATGATAATCCCCCCAGTGCTCCTGTCCAACGTCAG gCTAAGAAACACATACTGGGGGAGAACTCTGGGGAGAAGGAAGTGGCAGCGGATCTGAGCAGGAACCTCAAAGCTGGGAACTGTGCTTGGAATGACttgaacaaagaaaaccaacagtGTCCTTTTGTGGAGAACTAg